A region of the Vanrija pseudolonga chromosome 2, complete sequence genome:
cgacccctACCGCTACGGCCTGGATGACAACACGTCGTACCCGCTCAACGGCATCCTGCACCTGCCCAACTCGACGACACCGCGctccgaggcgggcgagggcgagaacACGTCGCTGCCGCTCAAGGACATCCGCGAGCACCTGATGGGCACGTACGTCGACCGCATCGGGTACGAGTTCCAGCACTGCCCGAACAAGCACGAGCGGCTGTGGTTCTCGCACCACCTCGAGACGCACACTGCCAGCCCGCCACTCGCGGACGGCATcaccgccgagcgcaagaagCGTATCTGGGAGCTCCTGTCCCGCAGCGAGGAGTTTGACCGCTTCATGGGCAAGAAGTTCCCCAACCTTAAGCGCTACGGCTGTGAAGGTGCCGAGAGCATGCTCCCTGCCCTCGACACTCTgttcgagctcggcgcggatggtgagtggcgacCGTGGCTGTGGCGGTAGCTGTGTTTGTGGTTGTGGCGACAATAGCTGACTCGCCCGCAGCCGGCCTGGCCTCCATCATCGTCGCGCTCCCccaccgcggccgcctctccctcctcaccgagcccgagctgTTCGGCTACTCCGCCACCCAGCTCTTCTCCAAGGTGCGCGGCTCGCCCGAGTTCAACCCAGAGAACGCACCTGGTGCCACTGGCGATGTGATTAGCCACCTGGCTGCGATCAAGAACCTCGACTACGACGGCAAGGGGGTCAAGATTGAGATGCTCCAGAACCCCTCCCATCTCGAGGTGAGTCACTAGAGCCGGGGTTCGGACTCTGGGCGAGTTTCGGAGGGTGTGCAATGCCGCACGAGGAGAGGAATCCCCAAGACATTCCTCGTTGCGGGGATTGCTGCGGCCTGCGGCATGGTCAGAATCAGTGGCTGCCCGTCTGCATTGGAGACTAGTGGCGTACATTATTGCCAGCGATCAATCAGCACTATGCCCATGGGGGGCAATTCATCTGGTTCAGAttgcaggcaggcggcggagatTAGATCCCCAGGCCGAAACATACTAGACACAAACAAGCACGCTAACTCAATGAAGGCCGCAAACCCCGTCGCACTCGGCATCACCCGAGCCAAACAAATGTCGCTCCTCAAGTCGTCCCCGGCCGAGTGCCAGCTTGGTGACCGCGTGCTCTGTGTCCAGCTTCACGGCGATGCGGCGTTCAGCGGACAGGGCGTGGTGGCCGAGAGCTTGGGCCTCAGCGGCCTGCCTCACTACGGCAGTGGCGGCACTGTTCACATCATTGTCAAGTGAGTGGCGACAGAGTTGTGGCGAGGGCACGTGGGGGGCCGCGATGTTTGCCGTCGCGAGGCCGTTGCAGGGGGGTGATAGTGGCGCGTGGTGGGGTCGACCGCCCTGGCGGTGGACAGAGTCGTGGCAGCCGGCCTGCATGACGAGCGCACTGACACCGGCAGCAACAACATTGGCTACACCACGCCGGCGACCTTCAGCCGCTCCAGCGTGTATGCCTCGGACGTCGGCAAGATCATCGGCGCGCCGATTCTCCATGTCAACGGCGACTACCCCGAGGGTGAGGACACTGTGTAGTATCGCTGCTGACCTGTAGACGTCGTTCGTGCCATGGACGTTGCGTTCCAGTACCGCACCAAGTTCCGCAAGGACATCATCGTCGACCTGATCTGCTACCGTCGATGGGGACACAACGAGGTGGGTCAAGGTAGCCGTGAGGGAGATTCAAACTGACATCGCACAGCTCGATGAGCCCGGCTTCACTCAGCGTCAGTTCTGTTCAAGTCTCGCTTGGTCCATACTCACACCTCAGCCCTCATGTACGAGAAGATCCGCTCGCGCAAGTCTGTCCCCGAGCTGTTCGAGCAGCGCCTCAAGGTGGGTCGGCCGCTTCCAAACTCATGCTGACGCCCAGGACCAATCGGTGCTCACTGAGGCCGATGCCAAGGCAGGCCGTGACGCCTACAATGCCAAGCTCAACGACCAgcttgccggcgtcgacagctTCAAGGCCGAGTCGGAGATGCTTGGCGGCAAGTGGAAGGACATTGTGTGGCCGGCATCCAGCGCCGCCAACCCGGCGCCGGAGACGGGCCTCCCGATTGACCGATTGACCGAGGTCGGCCGTGCGAGCGTCACCCTGCCCGATGACTTTGTGGGTGGCTAAACCGCGGAGATGAGCTGATCCGCAGAACGTGCACTCGCGCCTGAAGCGCCACATTTCGGCGCGCCTCAAGGCCCTCGATGCCAAGGTCGACTTTGCAacggccgaggcgatggCGTTTGGCACGCTGTTGCAGGACGGTTATGACGTCCGAATCTCCGGTCAGGACGTCGGTCGCGGCACCTTCTCTCAACGGTAGGTTCGAGTTTAATGATtgggacgccgagggcgagggcgagggcggcgccacctcggcgtacctcggcgccgagtccCTGCTCCACCGAGCTGACCCCTGGCCCCCCGTACAGTCATGCCATGTTTGTCGATCAGAAGGACGAGTCGTGCTTCGTGCCGCTGAACGATTCGCTCAAGGCGCCCGGCAAGCTTGAGCTGGCGAACAGTGAGTCGCTTGAAGGGCCGTGGCTGGGGGGAAAGGAGGTTGTGGCGACAATGGTCGCCAGACCCCTGCCACGCAGTGTGGACTTGGTGGTTGTCGCCCGACCACGTACGCTGACACATTCCTCCTCCAGGCTCTCTGAGTGAGATGGCGGTGCTCGGGTTCGAGATTGGAATGAGTTGGGGCAACCCCCACCTGCTTCCCATCTGGGAAGCGCAGTTTGGTGACTTCAACAATGGGGCCCAGAGCATGATTGACACTTTCCTTGTCGGTTCCCAAGGTATGTTGATCATCCGTGTAAATCACAGAAGGTGTAAACAAAGGGCGCGTGACGTTGTCGCCAAGACAGACGTCGCTTAGATCGCTGTGAATCACGACGCGACCCGCGTCGCCACGGTAACAACGTTGCCGCGTGCCGCAGTGATGATCCGCTCGATGTGCCAACGTCACCGAAAACAGCCGCGCATCTTATCAGAATTCCGGTCGCGCGGGGCTTTGCTAACACGTTCCCAGCCAAGTGGCTCAAGCAGACTGGGCTCGTCATGCTCCTGCCGCATGGCTATGACGGAGCTGGACCTGAGCATTCGTCGAGCAAGGTTGAGCGTTTCCTGCAAATGTCTGATGACGGTGCCGCCACGCCTGCCCATGACGTGAACCTTATCGTGGCAAACCCGTCTACGCCATCGCAGTTGTACCACCTGCTGCGTCGCCAGGTTGTACGCAACTTCCGCAAGCCTCTGATTGTTGCGTCTCCCAAGGGCCTGCTGCGTTCTCCTGTGAGTTTCGTGTTTATCGAGCACAAGCGCGATGGCCCTGGTTGAAGGGACCCGTGTACATATGCTTGTTTTCTCACAGATGATCGTCATTGCTAACGACGTGTTCCCCACCACCAGGTTGCAGCGTCGCCATTGTCGGCCATGGGACCTGGCACCAAGTTTGAGCCCGTTATTGCGGACAAGGTGGAGGGACCGGTTCGCAAGGTGCTCGTCGTATCCGGCAAGCACTACtacacgctcgccgaggcgcttcAGAAGGCAGGTGACAGCAATGTGGCCCTTGTTcgggtcgaggagctctCACCGTTCCCCACGGAGGAGCTCAGCAAGGCGCTAGAGGCATTCCCGGCGGACACGGCTGTGACTTGGGCGCAGGAAGAACCGGCAAACCAGGGTGCATGGACCTATGTCCGGCCCCGTATCGATGCCATTCTCAAGAAGCGTGGCTCTGAGCCGGTCGGCTATGCAGGACGCCGGGCCCTACCCACCACGGCCGTGGGTGTTGGCGCCTGGCACAAGGCCGAGACGGAGGAGATTGTTCGTGACGCGTTGGCCTAGGCGCGGGTACACGTTACCCAACGCGCCGCATGGCATATACGCGAGCGACGATCTCGGGCCTTGCGTTTACTTTAGCGAGCCCGAATGGTGGGATCTTCCCCAACGAAGAGAGTTGATACCAAGTTGTACTCTGGGAACGAAGCATTGCATGGGAAGTTAGAACGGGGAGTGAGTCATGGAAATTTGGCTGAAAACTCGGGCCAAAGGTTGAGTTTTCAAGGTGGTGCCTATCACATGCCCAAAAACTGGCATGGAAGGGATGTGCGGCACTGGCTGGGAGCCGTAGTGCGTAAAGTGACCTTGACTTCCCATGCCTGcctgcagccgccgccgcgtctgGAATCATCAGCCAAAGCATCAACGCACGTCAAAGTTCTGGATTCCAGTCGCGTGCCCTGAAGGCGAGTCACCAGGCACCGGGGCGGACATTGCATCCAAAGTCGATGCAAAGGCGGAGGTGGGGCCGAGTGTGTGCGTCACACGCACCAAAACAccgccaacgtcgtcgtcgtggacaTGCATAGTGGTGTGAGGAACCGCTAAGCGCTTGTTGCAGGTGCTAAGGTGGGCAGTGAGCGATAATACTGAGCATTTTGGCTTCGCAGATCGCCATGTTACCAGCtccccaaggccaagcaaggcaaggcgGCAGCAGGCAAGGGccagggcagcagcagggccagGGCCAGGGCGGGGTTCCCAAGTCATCCCAAGTCCGGTATCGCCGCCTGGAATCATCGCGTGTGGGAACTTGCAGCCTAATGTGCGAGTACGTGCGCACCTGGGCCGTGAGAGTCGGGCGGGGCGTCACGGGATGCCGAGCGGAGCAGCCAGAGCATCGGGTCATATGATCCAAATGAAGCAGgagcgggtggtggtggtagcaCGGAGCCGACAAGCGGGCGATACGCGCTCCTACCAGATCTAGCTTTGGTGCTTGCTCCGTTCACGCACACCtggcacggcgcggcacggTGGGGAGAATATGGCCAGGGCGCCCGCCGGATTCCAGCGATTGCGCGGGGACACGACGGAGGCAGGCAGCTAGCAGCTAGCAACTAGCTAGCTATGCGTCGGCAGTGGAGCGGGCTGTGCGTGCTtccgtgcgtgcgtgtgttgGTGGCCTGGCCTAGGCTCTCTCCGCTCTCTGCTCCCTCCAAGGTGTCCTCTctgcgtgggtgtgggtgctAGATGCGACGGTGCGGCGTGTGCCGCAACACCACGCCACCACGCTGCCGTTGTGTATCGCATGGGCTTGCGGGAGGGGTGGGACatgggcggggcggggcttTCGGATATGTGGCGCCGCAAACAAAGTACACTAGTCTGTCAGTGGCATGagagtgtgtgtgagtgggtgtcGAGGGCCAGTAGACTAGCCACTACCACCACTGCGTGTGTCGAGTCACCATTCGGCGTCGGAGACCAAGCGAAACCAAGGGAGGAGAGAACATCGACACATGGGGGATGGAGGTGGCAGCTTCAATGGGCCCCCAGGCCGCCGCCTTATGTATGCATCGTGCGCAGCAAGAACCGTGGGGGTGGAGCCTCGGTTGGCGGAGCACGGCAGTGATGCAATGGGTATTCGGAACGCTTGTGGCGTGATtgagcaggcaggcagcagcactgTGCGTGCGTTGGTTGGCTGACCTGCCTGCCAAGTGGGGGAGATGTGTCGGACGACCCGAGAAACGGCCGGCGGAAGGCGGCCACAAGGCGGCAGTTGTGCCACTTGCCCCTTCAAACACGGCCGTTTGAGCCTCCCCAACTCGACTTGGCAAGATCTGACACAAGCTGTGGGCGGTCTTACTCGATGAGGCTGGAGTTTATTGTTGCGGTGGCgactgctgcagctgctgctggctcgctcgctatCCTCGGTcgatggccgcctcgagaGCTTgctgtggcggcgcgcggcgggcaggaAGACGTGATGGGGAAGAGCTCAGTAGCTCTTTGTTTGTTCCTCATGCGCAGCAGGCCCAGTCAGCCTTGATGACTTGGGTCAGCATCCGGGCTTTGATGCTTAATAGCGGCAGTAAGTTTGCTCAATCGCACGAGCCCAACGGGGcaatgctgctgctgctgttggtCTGGCGGTGATGCTCCCGACGGCAACTGATCTGGCGAGCGGTGGCTGAATGGTGATGAACCCAGCACTGTGGCGAACGGATAAGCTCCACTATGTACGCCTTGCGGTGTCCATCCGCCTCACACACGCCGCACCTACTGTTGCAGCACAATTAATTAATTTGTCAAGCGAGCACGCCCTGTGGCGCCCCCACCGCATCGTCGTCACATGTGGCGTGCCTCCCACTCCGTTTGGGATCGGTGTTCATTGGCCAGAACCCACAATGGATCGGGCCGATCCGTCCTTCCGTCCCTGCGTGTCACCGAGACTAACGATGAGAGTGGGATCGAGGGTACGATAGGATTGGATCTTGAGCACCACGCCTCAGCTGGAATTTGACGGTCGTTGCTGTCTTCTCGATTGCTTCGGAGGCGAAGTACACTCCGGTATCGTGAGAGCTCGAGGTGTTGAtggctgccgccggtggCAGTGGAGAGAGCAGGATGTTGAGGAGGTTGCGGTTTGGTGTTGGTTTGATGTTTGGCGAGCAGGGTGCATCTGGGTGAGACGGCTCGACCTCACAGTGCGACGAGCAACCCCAGGCGCTTGCCTCGCGATCGCTTGGCTGTTCAGATCTGTGCCCATCTCGAGGCAAGCGGTGTCCAAGCTGCCTGGAAACTCACTGGAATGCGAGCGCCACCCCcgtggcgctcgagcacgcAAATAGCTAGCGTTGGCGATTCCAGCGGCGCAAGCAAGCGACAACAACGGTATGTGGGCAAGGTAGGGGGGCAAGGGAATGTGAAGTGGCAGAGAACTGATTCCAGCATGTGTCTTTATATTATCGTGTGCATCGAGACCGAGTCCCAGGAGAGCGCAGCGCGCGAATCAACCAGAAGAAGAGCAGAGCGCCGAGTCCGACCcgtctcgcctcgcctcgcgtgGTGCCATCCACCATGACGACATGGCGTGGGGTACATTCCTCTCCGAGGGCCACATTCCAGACGGGAGGCAAGCAGGCTTCACACTGCCTCttcctcctgctgctgctgcacctccGAGCCAAGTTTCATGAGGTTCTCCCACACGGCAGTCCggagcacgccgtcctcggcccaGGGGGTAGGCTTAACGCTGTTTAGCTTTGCATCCAGgagccgcgccgacggcagccCTGTCACCGTAGCGAGGAACACGGGCAGctcagcgacggcggccggaTCGCTGCCGAGGCAGGCGCCCAGCGTGCCCAGGAGCCACTTCCACGGCTGTGTCAGGCCCGAGTTGTGCACGACCCGTgtcgcgacgaggccggggtTGAGGTGGTACATTGCGATGGTCGGGTGGCGCGCGTTGAACTCCTGTTCCGTGGTGATGTGGTGGTTAGCGCGAGCTTATCAGCTtccgacggcgagcgccgccggccggccggcggcacaCGCACCAGAGTGAACGCGTCAAGCATACCGCGATCGCGCTCGAAAATCGCCCCCATCGACACGGTGCCGTTCTTGAACGCAGCGCCGAGTTCCAGATCGTCGGGATCGAACGTGGTCGCTGACCCGCCGGGCGCACTGCGTTCAGCGGTGTGCAACACAGCGCATGTACTCACTGCACGATGACGCCCGCTTGGAGCCCCGCGTCCGCCAGCGCTTCCGCGATGAGCACGCGGCTCGCAAGCACGACGAAGCGCGGCTCGTGACCCTCGGACGTCGGGTTGTAAGTGAGCGACGGGAAGGTGCCTTCGGTGTGTGTCAGCTACCTGGCCTGGTGAGCGGGCCACGCACCCTGCGTTTGGAAGAGGTAGTCGATGTgcccgagcgcgcgcagggcggcaATGGCGCCGTGTATGCCGGATACGAGGGACAGATCGGCCGCGATAAAGTGTAggctgctgtcgtcgctggcgccggcatccctctgcgcagcggcgatgcgctcgcgcgccgtggaCGGAAACGACCggccgacgatgacgagccgCGCTGCTCCGGCGGAGGCTAGGCGCAAACTTATCGCCAGCCCGATGCCCTCTGGAGTCAGCTCTGTTCGGGGCATGTAGCTACGCACGCGTGCCGCCCACCACTACTGCCGTCTTGTCGCCCAGCCTGAGCCCCTCGTTGGCtttgcgcgcgtgcgcggccatgttgttgttgttgctgcggTGCGGTTatcgctgctcggcgtgccggcgccgccgccgtatatacccgtcgtcaccaccgccgggcatccagcgccggcgcagcaaATGCAATGCGCGCGCTTCGCCGCCACTGTTGGATGTGGCGGTACCGTGCATACATTGCACATTGCCGGCGGTGCGGGTGCGTGGCGTCGAATGTGGGCTGCTggccgacggcctcggtgtcgaaTTCGATGTATGGGGATTGCAGGGCTTGAGGGACGATTACAGCCAGGGCTTGCTCGCGATTCGGTGCCACGTGCCGGGCATGCTTGGCGCTGTTCTTGTCGTCACTGCAGTCACTTCTGGGTCGCATTCCACGCCGAATGAATGGATACCTTCTTTCGTCGATGCAGTATATCAGCCGTGCCGTTGGAAGACATCCGACGGGGCTTCCCAATTCGGTGAGTCTGTGGTGGGGAATGGATCGCCAGGGTGAGTGGTGACTCGTCAGTTGGGGAAGAGTCTTTGGCAGCCACAAACGCGATATCTACCCCCCAACGAGGTGCACGCAACACTGCGTGCATACAGAAGTCATGCTATACTCCATCCGCAGTGCACCACTGCGCCACACTGGAACCGTGTCAATCAACCCCCCCGACCGCCGATTCCCGGCTGTAgccgacggcaccggcgcTCCGGACGTTATTtagtggcagcggcgcggagggTTTCGAGCGCTCACTCGCTTCCTGTTCCTCTCTCTCTATGCAACTAGCTGGCGCCAGGTGACCTGCAATGCGCACAAGCACGAGGTAGAGCAACGCCGGTCAGCCAATGGCAGCACGCCATACACGCCGCAATCGTGTACCCCTTCTCTGGTGACCGCAGGGCAGGTGGGCAAGAGCAAGAAAGTGCGTGCACGAAACGAAGCGAAATAAGTCGGAGGTCGCGATGATGGCGGATGCGGATggcgcctccgcctcgcctTCCCGGCGGGGCGACCGCAGCAcgggcacgacgcggcgacggcccaAACCTacacgtcgccgcggccacgtCACGTCCGCGGGCACGGCAGCATCTGATAGGTGAGCGATatcgccgttgtcgtcgtcgggcgcgcATTGACGCGGGTCAGTTTTCGGGGCCTGCGGAGCGGAGCAGTAGCTAGTGGCTTGTTGTCTCGTTGCGTTTCGGCGTtggtcgtcgagcagcagctcgagacgGCGCATAACGCCTGCGGGGTCTTATCTGCACCGCTTTGTTTTTGCGAGAGacggagagagagagtgtgcGACGACAACTCGACGACAGTGGCCGACGTTTCAGGTCCCCTAGCTAGCAGCGATGGTGACATGGCAACATAATGCATTGCgttggggtcgtcgtcgcattGTTGGGGGAGGTCGTAGCTcacgacgacaccaacgcCCCGGACGACGGGTTTGTTGGAACCACGACCCAGCGCGCTGAGGGATAATCGTCGGCATGTACGGAATGCCGAGTCGTTTGCCGGGGGTGCTGGACTAACGACTAGCTGCCGAGCCATGCCGGCCAAGTCGAACcaagctcgtgctcgtgctcccgCAGCAACCGGCGGCAGTCTTCCACATTCCGCACTTTGGACCTTTCCCTGTCCCCATGCAATAACCCATGCACCGACGCTGCACCTTCGGCATTCGCTAGAGGCCATGCATGCACCGCGACATGTTCCCGCCCCCCTCGCAGCGGCGACTAACTGCCTCCGATGACAACAGGGCCGCGATCTCACCACCCATCCATGTACCTGGCCCAGCGGTATGtgctcgcccgcggcgacgcgcacatACCTCGAGCGGGCGTCACCGCGCGCGTCATGAACACTCCTCGATCGAtatcaccaccaccaccacctgcaccacctccaccaccaccatctcCACGGCATCTCCGGCCAGACCCGTGTCGTGCCGCGGCACCGCTCGatgccggccggccggccgggcTTGCAGTGCAATGCATACCTCTCCTAGGCACATCCGCCTACGGTAGTGGCGCCCTTGGCGCGCAATCTTTACGGCGGAGGGTTACCAAAGCACCCCGGCCCTCTCGAGAATTTCgagacagacagacagacgaGACATCtgcacgctgcgcgtgccTGCTCGACGTTCTAGTCGAATTTTTCAAGACAGGGGCGCGCGTACATGCTTAGCTCGAGTATTCTGTCGGTCGGGCCGGTTCGTGTGGAggaaggaggacgaggacgaggacgaggacgagtggcACTCCGAcatggaggaggcggcggagatATCCCGGCCGGCGGCACACTTCCCGATAgcggccggcgaggcgaatggcaccaccaccaccaccaccaccagcaccaccaccctcgaACCAAACCGAGCGGAGTGTCCAGCGCCACAACCTCCGACAACCGAGGCACGTATGCACACGCCTGGTAACGGGGTCGCAAGGAGCGCAGCTTGGCAGTTGTGCATGCTGGCCTTGGGCTGGggtgctgcgccggcgcctgcgcggcgcccgcgcgcaggcgctaTGATGAGGCGCCTGCCAGTTTTTAGAACGCTGTGGCCAAAACAAAGGTCCATGAACGGCCGTCCGTCGAGAGCAgcggcgtccttggcgcccggccgagctcggcggcgggcggcggtgttCCACCGACCGATCGACGAGcagcgctcgctcactcgctctctcgctcgctcgcacgcgatcgcgcgcgcccgtcgcgcggACCAGACCAGAGCGCTGCCAGCCAGAGAGGATCTATtctcgcgccagcagcccagccggcccagccggcggcacttctgcccgcctcgaccctatcgcctcgcctcgccccctTGCCTCCCCCCCGgactcgcccgcccccgccccccggcGACAAGTAGCGCAGTGTCAGCGtaccgccgcggccggccgtgCGTGCGCACAGCGGCgggcccgccagccagccagccagccagtaTCAGTACGCATCAAGGGTGAAGCTGCAGGGGGAAGGGtagcagcgcgaggagcagcaccAAGCACCCTTGGTTCTCTTGACCCTTTGTTTTCATTGACAAAGGAAGCGTCACGTGTAGTTTGGCcgagagcagcggcgcccCGAAGTGATGATTGGTGCGGCACGTGCCTGTACCCTCGGCCGCGGTCATAAACTGGGTCGGTACATATTTTTGCCAGATGGGATCATGTTTGAATGGTGGGTGATTGCATTGACTCGACTAGCATGGCAAAGGCAGGCTAGCAGCTACAGTAGCATCTGTATTGTttgtggtggcggcggcggctcgaaTCCGAGATGGCTGAGTGGGCAGCCAAAGCAAACAAGAGCCGATAATTATTTCACCGCCGACTAGTAGGTTAGCCTCCGACTGGGTCGGGctgtggaggtggaggggcaagcaagcaaccAAGTCCGATGCTACCCCggtcgcgacgagcgaggtcGGGCTGCTCTGTCCCTTAGCCTCGGTCAACTCGCGCTCTCGTGTCGTCATGCTCCGTGACAGTGCGCGACGACCCTCCCGGCCGATAAGTGCGCGTCTTTTTGGCTGGCGCGCGTCTCGACTGGCTCAAGCCTCGCTCACTGCGCGCTGCCCGATGCATCCACCCCTCTCTAAAACACCTCGCCTCGGTCTGTGCATTTTGCCATCCATGCATCATCATCGCAGCCGAGGCAGCCGAGTCGGCGGAGTTTCCGCGCTCTTCCTACGCCCGAgactgctgcctgctgctgctgcggtaGATGCATATGCACGGTGCACCGGCCCCCCTAGTGTCTCGGTGTGGGGGGTGCACATGCACCCTCACCTTGCTCGCGCTGCATCGTGGCGTCGTTGAtaggacgacgacgatccAGAAGGGGGCTGAGCgggtctcgagctcggtcgtGTCGGCCTGGAACACAGCCGGTGTGTGCACATGTGCGGTGGTCCCAACCTCGCTTGCAGCAATCCGCCAACTCGCACACAATTGCTGATCTCAAACACGCGCGCTGAGATTGTGTGAGTCTTCTGACGTTTACCAggggcggtggggggtgCCGGGGCAAGCGGGGGATGCCACTCGTGCAGGGGCGGCCGTTAGAGTGGGGTAgtgatgtgtgtgtgtgtgtgtgtgccatGCACATGCATgcaggggcagcggcgagttGCAATCGAtcgcggcctcgaccgccagcagcaaccaACTGCGTCAGTGACGATGACTGCTGCTGGGATTGCTATTGCGTGGTTGTATTAGATTCCCATGCTCTGGCCGTCTGGGCCCAAGGGCCATTTGCTACGGCTACACGTATGCAATTCAAACCAAACCACCACCTTTGGGCCGATGATGATGCcagatgatgatgatggatGCCTAGCCGTGTTCGGCAGATgatgcggcggcagcggcagcggctaTGAACCCGACGTCGATGTGGGCACTCTGGTCTTTTCTGAATTTTCGTACCTGGACCTGACGACGACACTCCGAAAAGAAATTCTCGTACATCAACGATAATCTTGCGAGTGAATGGCGTACGCGAACactctgcctgcctggcgaGATTTAAGCAGCAACAAGGAAGAAGGTCCAAGGCCCGGCTGTTTGGTAGTGTGAGAAAC
Encoded here:
- the dhtkd1 gene encoding putative 2-oxoglutarate dehydrogenase E1 component DHKTD1, mitochondrial — its product is MFRVRTTNTITRRCRVAAPAPRALARYHDDASFGYRVPSKYTLPDYTEAELANRNDNAPLLRYVESVRRHGHRAAKIDPLDLMERDPVGALDPYRYGLDDNTSYPLNGILHLPNSTTPRSEAGEGENTSLPLKDIREHLMGTYVDRIGYEFQHCPNKHERLWFSHHLETHTASPPLADGITAERKKRIWELLSRSEEFDRFMGKKFPNLKRYGCEGAESMLPALDTLFELGADAGLASIIVALPHRGRLSLLTEPELFGYSATQLFSKVRGSPEFNPENAPGATGDVISHLAAIKNLDYDGKGVKIEMLQNPSHLEAANPVALGITRAKQMSLLKSSPAECQLGDRVLCVQLHGDAAFSGQGVVAESLGLSGLPHYGSGGTVHIIVNNNIGYTTPATFSRSSVYASDVGKIIGAPILHVNGDYPEDVVRAMDVAFQYRTKFRKDIIVDLICYRRWGHNELDEPGFTQPLMYEKIRSRKSVPELFEQRLKDQSVLTEADAKAGRDAYNAKLNDQLAGVDSFKAESEMLGGKWKDIVWPASSAANPAPETGLPIDRLTEVGRASVTLPDDFNVHSRLKRHISARLKALDAKVDFATAEAMAFGTLLQDGYDVRISGQDVGRGTFSQRHAMFVDQKDESCFVPLNDSLKAPGKLELANSSLSEMAVLGFEIGMSWGNPHLLPIWEAQFGDFNNGAQSMIDTFLVGSQAKWLKQTGLVMLLPHGYDGAGPEHSSSKVERFLQMSDDGAATPAHDVNLIVANPSTPSQLYHLLRRQVVRNFRKPLIVASPKGLLRSPVAASPLSAMGPGTKFEPVIADKVEGPVRKVLVVSGKHYYTLAEALQKAGDSNVALVRVEELSPFPTEELSKALEAFPADTAVTWAQEEPANQGAWTYVRPRIDAILKKRGSEPVGYAGRRALPTTAVGVGAWHKAETEEIVRDALA